The window TTCTGCTGCAGTCCTAAGACCGATGAGTCCACCCCAATCTTGGACAACAAAGGTAATCTTCTCTAAGTTAAGCTGAACGATAAACTCCTTTAGTGTATCTACGTGCATCTGAAAACTGTAATCTGCCTTATCTGAATATTTATCCGATTTTCCAAAACCGATGAAATCTAATGCAATGACTCTGTGGTTTTCCGCTAACGTAGGAACCATTTTCCTATATAAATAAGACCAAGTTGGTTCTCCATGCAAACAAAGAAAAATCTCACCTTCTCCTTCATCAATGTAATGGACTCTTGCTCCATTGATGTTTATGTAATTAGGTTTGTAAGGGTAGTCCGTTATGTCTTTAAATTGCTCCTCAGGCGTTCTAATCATGTTCATGTCATTCACTCCTTTTTAATAGTGCTTATTTATCAAGTATTCTACAGCTTGTACTTTCATTCCTTTTATTTAAATATAGAAGTCTACCTTCTATAACAAGTATGTATAACCATGGTTAGTGTCAATAATGTTGATAATGTTAGTAAAGTAGGTGTCTAATTTGAATCATTATTTCATGATTGCTACGGAATTATTGATTGGCTTTTTCTTATTATTTACGATTACAAAGCTACTTGGAAAAACACAATTTGCTCAAATTACCCCGTTTGATTTTATCTCTGCACTCATACTCGGTGAATTACTGGGAAATGCCATCTATGACCATGAAGTGAAAATAGGAGAGATCTTCTTTACTACAATATTGTGGGGCTCACTGATATTTGTTGTTGAAAAAATCACGCAAAAATATCGAAGAACTAGAAAGATTTTAGAAGGGGATCCGAATATTGTTATAAACAAGGGACATATTCAATATGAGGCTCTTAAGAAGGGAAAGTTAGATTTAAATCAGATGATGAGCTTGATCAGACAGCAAGGCTATTTTTCTATTTCTGAGGTAGAATATGCTATTTTAGAAACGAATGGAATGGTTAGTGTCCTTCCCAAGGCAAAGTATGACACGCCCAAAATGAGTGACTTAAAATTACCTCTAAAGGATCCTCAATTACCAATTGCATTAGTCCTGGATGGTGAGGTGGTAGAAGAGAACTTAGTAGAACTTAATAAAGACCTGAAATGGCTAGAAAAGCAATTATCCAAACAAAGCTTTCATCGCGTAGTAGATGTACTCTATGCCGAATGGAAGGATCAAAATCAACCTCTATATGTTTTGGGATATAAGAAGAAATCTAGTTAGAATGAACAAAAAGTCCAAGTTCCCGTTACTTAAAGGGATTGGGCTTTTTTGAGCTATTTAGGCTTACTAAACAATGTGTAATATCGTTTATTTTTCAAAATATTTTTAGTCTTTTTTTTATTGAAAATGAAAACAGAACAAACGTTCCTTATAATTAAAACATGAGGGGGATGAGAAAGATGAAGGACATAGATGCAGCATACATTGCTGGAGTAATTGATGGCGAGGGTAGCATTACTTTAACTAGAATGCACAAAGATGAGTATAGGAGACCCTGCATCTCTATTGCCTCAACCGACGAAGAGTTACTAGAGTTTATACAATGTATTATTGGTGGGACTATAACTAATAAAAAGAATTACAAACCGGATATCCATAAAGATTCTTTTACTCTAACATTGAAGTCAAAAAAAGATGTTTTTCAAACTTTAAAATATATTACTCCATACTTAAGAATAACTAAGAAAAAACAACGTTCAATGTTGATTCTTGGCAGGTACGAAAAGGTCACTCCAAGGAATGGGAAGTATTCAAAAGAACTACTAGTAGAAAAAAAGACATTCGAAGGGGAGTTTTTCAACATATAAAAAAGACCAACACCTTATGTGCTGATCTTTGGATCCACCTATGTATGTATGGTGGAGACGGTGGGACGTGAATTTCCATACTTTCGTTATGGCACTGACTATATCTTGAACCTAATCACTTAGGTCCTCCGGCGTATTATGCAAGATATGATTTTTACTCAAATGAGTAAGATCTTGCATCCTAGTACTACCATGTAGGTAGCCTATAAGTCGATACACGGCTGTTGAATTGCTTCACATACCGCTCGGCATTGCCTTATCACTATTGTAAATGACTTAGGTTTCACCGATAAAGCCGGATTTTCACTTGCATGTTACCACACAAGGCGACTAATTACTAATCGAACCCACGTCCAGAAACATCGCCACTTAAGCTTCTACGAGTGTAGTCGACATATTAGCATTTCGCTAACCTCTTGGCCTATCGACAGGCTTTGAAGCAGCTAGTCTGGTTGTTCTCTTCCATTGTCCTCAGACGGCGAACTCCGGCGTAGCCCACTTAGAGTGAGTCCCTGATCCTACCACATGGGCGATGGAGGGAGGAACCGCTATAGTCTGTTATTAAGCAGCTAAAGCGAAGTTGTTGTTTGTTTTGCCAGTTATTGGCTTTGACGTTTTAACGAGGCCGATCCCCTCGACTCGCAACCCAAGCTCGAACTATCCCTGTCGAATCCGTAGCGTCCCCATTATAAGAGATGTGAGAAGGTTAATTCTCATTTCAAATGGTAGTACGGGAAAGTTAAGTTATAAGCTTATTGCTTATTCAATTGTCAGCGTCGTCTTTCCCGACGACAATTCTTATTATAACACATATGAAGTTGAATACAATTGGTAGTTCCTTCATCCATTGCTACATTTTTTGTCGATCTCGGAAGGCTCTCTCAATATCACGCTTTGCTTCCTTAGACTTTAAGTCCTCACGCTTATCATAATGCTTCTTCCCTTTTCCAAGACCAATCAGCACCTTAGCAAATCCATTTTTCAAATATACCTTAATCGGTACAAGCGTAACCCCTGCCTCTTTCGTTTCACCAATTAGCTTCGCAATCTGCTTTTTATGAAGTAGAAGCTTACGAGTTCTTAACGGATCATGATTAAAGCGATTTCCCTGCTCATATGGACTAACGTGTGCATTATAAAGGTAAACCTCACCCTTTTGAATCCTAGCAAACGAATCACGTAAATTAATCTTCCCAGCTCTGATTGCTTTTATTTCTGTTCCTTGAAGGACAATCCCAGCTTCATACGTGTCTTCAATGAAGTAATCATGGTTTGCTTTTTTATTTTGAGCAACAACCTTACCTTCTCCCTTTGGCAATGTGTGCACCCCCTCTTTTTGAATGGTAGTTAAAATTTTAACAAATTTTAACTCTATTCACAATCAATAACTATAACGTCACGTTAGAAGATAAATATAGGGTGATGACCAGCATCACCCTATACCCTATTATCTTTTCTTTTTAGGCTTACGTTTTGCTTTTGGAGAGTTTTCAAAATGCTTTTTCTGTTTGTTAGCTGGACGGCCACTACCTTTACGGGCCTCACCGTCTTTGCTAGAACGACTTCTCCGACCTGCACCAGTCCCGCTACGCCCCTCACGTTTTTCACTTTGAATGACAGTTGGTCGATCCTTACGTTCAGGACGCTTGTTCACCTTCATGCCGACGATTTCAAAGTCAATGGATCGTTCGTCTTTATTCACTTTTATGAGTCGAACTTTAATTTCATCACCAATTCTAAAAATGTTTCCTGTTCTCTCACCAATCATGGCATAGGTAGACTCATCATATCGATAATAATCATCGGTTAGATAGCTGACATGAACGAGGCCTTCAATCGTATTAGGAAGTTCAACGAATAGCCCAAAGTTTGTCACAGAGCTAATCATGCCGTCATATTCTTCACCGATCTTATCTTCCATATATTCAGCCTTTTTCAACTCATCTGTTTCACGTTCTGCTTCAACCGCTCTTCGCTCCATATTTGAAGAATGATCCGCAACGTCCGGAAGCAGGTGATTCCATTTTTCCTTCGTCTTCTCGTCTACCTTCTTATCGATTAGATAAGTACGGATTAGACGGTGGACAATTAAATCCGGATAACGACGGATTGGTGAAGTAAAGTGAGTATAGAACTCTGTTGAAAGTCCAAAGTGTCCAAGACTCTCAGCATCATAACGTGCTTGCTTCATGGAACGTAATAATACTGTAGAAATAACGGTTTCTTCCGGAGTGCCTTGAACAGCTTCAATGACCTGCTGTAACGCACGTGGATGGATCGAATTACCCGAACCTTTCACAACATATCCAAAGTTTGTAATAAATTCAAAGAAACGATTTAACTTTTCTTCTTTTGGATCCTCATGGACACGGTACATAAACGGAACATTCATCCAATGGAAATGCTCTGCTACTGTTTCATTAGCTAGTAGCATGAATTCTTCAATTAAGCGCTCTGCTACCGAACGTTCACGTAGCACAACATCATAAGGCTTTCCTTCTTCATCCACTAGAACCTTTGCTTCTTTAAAATCAAAATCAATAGCTCCACGTTCCATCCGCTTATTACGCAGTACCTGTGCTAATTCACCCATTAATTCGAACATTGGAACGAGGCCACTATATTTTTCGCGGACTTCTTCATCCTTGTCCTCTAATATATGGTTAACGTCTTTATAAGTCATTCGTTCCGTTGTTTTAATCACACTCTCAAAGATCTCATGACTTACTACTTCTCCCGCTTGGTTAATAACCATTTCACAAGATAGTGTAAAACGATCCACCTTTGGATTAAGTGAACAGATTCCGTTAGATAAACGATGCGGAATCATTGGAATTACACGGTCTACTAAATAAATACTCGTTCCACGATCAGCCGCTTCTACATCTATTGGCGAACCTTCTTTAACATAATGAGTAACATCCGCAATATGAACACCAAGCTTAAAGTTCCCATTCTCCATTTTCGTTACCGTAACAGCATCATCTAAATCCTTTGCGTCTGCACCATCAATAGTAACAATTGTCTCAT of the Bacillus mesophilus genome contains:
- the rnr gene encoding ribonuclease R — its product is MDVIQEHINQLLSFMKEEAYKPLTVQELEEAFGIEDSAAFKDFVKALVQMEEQGLIVRTRSNRYGLPDKMNLIRGKVIAHPKGFAFVETEEKDRQDIFIPPSDLKNAMHGDTVLVRINPTSTGSREEGQVVRIIERGVKEVVGTYEQSKSFGFVVVDDKRITNDIFIPKDASKGAVDGHKVVVKLVTYPEGRMSAEGEVLHILGHKNDPGIDILSVIHKYGLPQEFPAEAIQQANAVPDTIAEDQIGNRRDLRNETIVTIDGADAKDLDDAVTVTKMENGNFKLGVHIADVTHYVKEGSPIDVEAADRGTSIYLVDRVIPMIPHRLSNGICSLNPKVDRFTLSCEMVINQAGEVVSHEIFESVIKTTERMTYKDVNHILEDKDEEVREKYSGLVPMFELMGELAQVLRNKRMERGAIDFDFKEAKVLVDEEGKPYDVVLRERSVAERLIEEFMLLANETVAEHFHWMNVPFMYRVHEDPKEEKLNRFFEFITNFGYVVKGSGNSIHPRALQQVIEAVQGTPEETVISTVLLRSMKQARYDAESLGHFGLSTEFYTHFTSPIRRYPDLIVHRLIRTYLIDKKVDEKTKEKWNHLLPDVADHSSNMERRAVEAERETDELKKAEYMEDKIGEEYDGMISSVTNFGLFVELPNTIEGLVHVSYLTDDYYRYDESTYAMIGERTGNIFRIGDEIKVRLIKVNKDERSIDFEIVGMKVNKRPERKDRPTVIQSEKREGRSGTGAGRRSRSSKDGEARKGSGRPANKQKKHFENSPKAKRKPKKKR
- a CDS encoding LAGLIDADG family homing endonuclease → MKDIDAAYIAGVIDGEGSITLTRMHKDEYRRPCISIASTDEELLEFIQCIIGGTITNKKNYKPDIHKDSFTLTLKSKKDVFQTLKYITPYLRITKKKQRSMLILGRYEKVTPRNGKYSKELLVEKKTFEGEFFNI
- the smpB gene encoding SsrA-binding protein SmpB; this translates as MPKGEGKVVAQNKKANHDYFIEDTYEAGIVLQGTEIKAIRAGKINLRDSFARIQKGEVYLYNAHVSPYEQGNRFNHDPLRTRKLLLHKKQIAKLIGETKEAGVTLVPIKVYLKNGFAKVLIGLGKGKKHYDKREDLKSKEAKRDIERAFRDRQKM
- a CDS encoding DUF421 domain-containing protein, coding for MNHYFMIATELLIGFFLLFTITKLLGKTQFAQITPFDFISALILGELLGNAIYDHEVKIGEIFFTTILWGSLIFVVEKITQKYRRTRKILEGDPNIVINKGHIQYEALKKGKLDLNQMMSLIRQQGYFSISEVEYAILETNGMVSVLPKAKYDTPKMSDLKLPLKDPQLPIALVLDGEVVEENLVELNKDLKWLEKQLSKQSFHRVVDVLYAEWKDQNQPLYVLGYKKKSS